In Streptomyces sp. NBC_00878, a single window of DNA contains:
- a CDS encoding YbjQ family protein encodes MGIEEYGGGQDPQPDVLVVTTNDVPGYRVEQVIGEVFGLTVRSRHLGSQIGAGLKSMIGGELKGLTKTLVETRNQAMERLVEQARARGANGVLAFRFDVTEASDVGTEVCAYGTAVVMVKE; translated from the coding sequence ATGGGAATCGAAGAGTACGGCGGCGGCCAGGACCCCCAGCCCGATGTGCTGGTCGTGACGACGAACGACGTGCCCGGCTACCGGGTCGAACAGGTCATCGGTGAGGTCTTCGGGCTGACCGTGCGCTCCAGGCACCTGGGCAGCCAGATCGGCGCGGGTCTGAAGTCGATGATCGGCGGCGAGCTGAAGGGCCTCACGAAGACTCTGGTGGAGACCCGTAACCAGGCGATGGAACGGCTCGTCGAGCAGGCACGCGCGCGGGGCGCCAACGGTGTGCTGGCGTTCCGCTTCGACGTGACCGAGGCGTCGGATGTCGGGACGGAGGTGTGCGCGTACGGCACGGCCGTGGTGATGGTCAAGGAGTAG
- a CDS encoding DedA family protein, translated as MTTTLAIGPSWLDPDYLLDSFGIWGLLLIVFAESGLLIGFFLPGDSLLFTAGLLITSNQLDFPLWAAIVLICVAAILGDQAGYMFGKKVGPALFTRPDSRLFKQENVVKAHDFFEKYGPKSLVLARFVPIVRTFTPIIAGVSGMKYRSFLIFNVIGGILWGAGVTLLGSWLGQIDFVKKNIEPILLLIVFISVVPIVIEFMRARSKSKKTPQQPPAAHMPPTAPTMDDQTTQLRQVPPTHQNGQNDYYYGNNGNNGNGGNGGQNQQYQQQPYTPNQGYDGYPQTQTQDQYAQQYPQGYPPQNQQQYPQDPYPQDPYPQSQPYPYDQNYPQN; from the coding sequence GTGACGACGACGCTTGCCATCGGCCCAAGCTGGTTGGATCCGGACTACCTTCTCGACTCGTTCGGCATCTGGGGCCTGCTCCTCATCGTCTTCGCCGAGTCCGGCCTGCTCATCGGCTTCTTCCTGCCGGGTGACTCCCTGCTGTTCACGGCGGGTCTGCTGATCACGTCGAACCAACTGGACTTCCCGCTGTGGGCGGCCATCGTCCTGATCTGCGTCGCAGCGATCCTCGGCGACCAGGCGGGTTACATGTTCGGCAAGAAGGTCGGCCCGGCGCTCTTCACCCGACCGGACTCCCGCCTCTTCAAACAGGAGAACGTGGTCAAGGCCCACGACTTCTTCGAGAAGTACGGGCCCAAGTCCCTGGTCCTGGCCCGCTTCGTGCCCATCGTGCGTACGTTCACGCCGATCATCGCCGGCGTCAGCGGTATGAAGTACCGCTCGTTCCTGATCTTCAACGTGATCGGCGGCATCCTCTGGGGCGCGGGCGTCACGCTGCTCGGCTCCTGGCTGGGCCAGATCGACTTCGTGAAGAAGAACATCGAGCCGATCCTGCTCCTGATCGTCTTCATCTCGGTGGTCCCGATCGTCATCGAGTTCATGCGGGCCCGCAGTAAGTCCAAGAAGACCCCGCAGCAGCCCCCGGCGGCCCACATGCCCCCGACGGCCCCCACGATGGACGACCAGACGACCCAGCTCCGCCAAGTCCCCCCGACCCACCAGAACGGCCAGAACGACTACTACTACGGCAACAACGGCAACAACGGCAACGGCGGCAACGGCGGCCAGAACCAGCAGTACCAACAGCAGCCCTACACCCCGAACCAGGGCTACGACGGCTACCCCCAGACCCAGACCCAGGACCAGTACGCCCAGCAGTACCCCCAGGGTTACCCGCCCCAGAACCAGCAGCAGTACCCCCAGGATCCGTATCCCCAGGACCCGTATCCCCAGAGCCAGCCCTACCCGTACGACCAGAACTACCCACAGAACTGA
- a CDS encoding threonine/serine exporter ThrE family protein, producing MREPEAEDRKPQSDEARSAFAPPAGVVAQTSVVEEESSTTSEFAVPKGLGVPQVPVVESEGSAFSTPRTYSAKFPPSAFTPPTGIPRVELAAQNVPWQDRMRTMLRMPVAERPLPETVQKAEDEGPAVPRVLDLTLRIGELLLAGGEGAEDVEAAMFAVCRSYGLDRCEPGVTFTLLSISYQPSLVDDPVTASRTVRRRGTDYTRLAAVYQLVDDISDDQTEVSLEESYRRLAEIRRNRHPYSGWVLTLATGLLAGAASVLVGGDAIVFVAAAIGAMLGDRLAWLCAGRGLPEFYQFTVAAMPAAAMGAALTIAHVDVRASAVITGGLFALLPGRALVAGVQDGLTGYYITAAARLLEVMYFYVGIVIGVLVILYFGVTLGAELNPDTALQSAERPYWQIAASMLLTLTFAVLLQQERSTVLIVTLNGGVAWSVYGSMHYAGGISPVASTAAAAGLVGLFGQLMSRYRFASALPYTTAAIGPLLPGSATYFGLLAIAQNDVDEGLVSLTKAAALAMAIAIGVNLGSEISRLFLRVPGASAGARRAAKRTRGF from the coding sequence GTGAGGGAGCCGGAGGCGGAGGACCGTAAGCCGCAGTCGGACGAGGCGAGGAGTGCGTTCGCCCCGCCGGCCGGTGTGGTGGCGCAGACATCGGTGGTCGAGGAGGAGTCCTCGACGACCTCCGAGTTCGCGGTTCCCAAGGGGCTCGGCGTCCCGCAGGTGCCCGTCGTCGAGTCGGAGGGGTCGGCGTTCAGCACGCCGAGGACGTACAGCGCCAAGTTCCCACCGTCCGCCTTCACTCCGCCGACCGGCATACCGCGGGTCGAGCTCGCCGCCCAGAACGTGCCCTGGCAGGACCGGATGCGCACGATGCTGCGCATGCCGGTCGCCGAGCGGCCCCTGCCCGAGACCGTGCAGAAGGCCGAGGACGAGGGTCCGGCTGTCCCGCGCGTGCTCGACCTGACCCTGCGCATCGGCGAGTTGCTGCTCGCGGGCGGGGAGGGCGCCGAGGACGTGGAGGCAGCGATGTTCGCCGTCTGCCGTTCCTACGGGCTGGACCGCTGCGAGCCGGGCGTCACCTTCACGCTGCTGTCCATCTCGTACCAGCCGTCGCTGGTCGACGATCCGGTGACCGCCTCGCGGACCGTACGGCGCCGGGGAACCGACTACACGCGCCTGGCGGCCGTCTACCAACTCGTCGACGACATCAGCGACGACCAGACCGAGGTCTCCCTGGAGGAGTCCTACCGGCGGCTCGCGGAGATCCGCCGCAACCGGCACCCGTACAGCGGCTGGGTGCTGACCCTCGCGACCGGGCTGCTCGCGGGCGCGGCCTCCGTGCTCGTCGGCGGCGACGCGATCGTGTTCGTCGCGGCTGCCATCGGCGCGATGCTGGGCGACCGGCTGGCGTGGCTGTGCGCGGGGCGCGGGCTGCCGGAGTTCTACCAGTTCACGGTGGCCGCGATGCCGGCCGCCGCGATGGGTGCCGCGCTCACGATCGCGCACGTCGACGTGCGGGCGTCCGCGGTGATCACCGGTGGGCTGTTCGCGCTGCTGCCCGGGCGGGCGCTGGTGGCGGGCGTACAGGACGGGCTGACCGGCTACTACATCACCGCGGCGGCCCGGCTCCTGGAGGTCATGTACTTCTACGTCGGCATCGTCATCGGTGTCCTCGTGATCCTGTACTTCGGCGTGACACTGGGCGCCGAACTCAATCCGGACACCGCCCTGCAGTCCGCCGAGCGGCCGTACTGGCAGATCGCCGCGTCGATGCTCCTGACGCTCACCTTCGCCGTGCTGCTCCAGCAGGAACGATCCACCGTGCTGATCGTGACGCTCAACGGGGGTGTGGCGTGGAGCGTGTACGGGTCGATGCACTACGCGGGCGGGATCTCGCCCGTCGCCTCCACGGCCGCGGCGGCCGGGCTCGTGGGGCTGTTCGGGCAGCTGATGTCGCGGTATCGGTTCGCGTCGGCGTTGCCGTACACCACCGCGGCAATCGGGCCCCTGTTGCCAGGGTCGGCCACGTATTTCGGGCTGCTGGCGATCGCTCAGAACGATGTTGATGAGGGGTTGGTGTCGCTGACGAAGGCTGCCGCCCTTGCGATGGCCATCGCGATCGGGGTGAATCTGGGGTCTGAGATTTCCAGGCTGTTCCTGCGTGTGCCGGGGGCTTCCGCGGGGGCGCGGAGGGCTGCGAAGAGGACCCGGGGGTTCTGA
- a CDS encoding inorganic diphosphatase, which produces MEFDVTIEIPKGSRNKYEVDHETGRIRLDRRLFTSTSYPADYGFVENTLGEDGDPLDALVILDEPTFPGCLIQCRTIGMFRMTDEAGGDDKLLCVPAHDPRVEHLRDIHHVSEFDRLEIQHFFEVYKDLEPGKSVEGANWVGRTDAEAEIERSYKRAEEQGGH; this is translated from the coding sequence GTGGAGTTCGACGTCACGATCGAGATTCCGAAGGGTTCACGGAACAAGTACGAGGTGGACCACGAGACCGGTCGGATCCGCCTGGACCGTCGCCTGTTCACCTCGACCAGCTACCCGGCCGACTACGGCTTCGTCGAGAACACCCTCGGCGAGGACGGCGACCCGCTGGACGCGCTGGTCATCCTGGACGAGCCGACCTTCCCCGGCTGCCTCATCCAGTGCCGCACGATCGGCATGTTCCGTATGACGGACGAGGCCGGCGGCGACGACAAGCTGCTGTGCGTGCCCGCGCACGACCCGCGTGTGGAGCACCTGCGCGACATCCACCACGTGTCGGAGTTCGACCGTCTGGAGATCCAGCACTTCTTCGAGGTCTACAAGGACCTGGAGCCCGGCAAGTCCGTCGAGGGCGCCAACTGGGTGGGCCGTACGGACGCCGAGGCCGAGATCGAGCGGTCGTACAAGCGTGCCGAGGAGCAGGGCGGTCACTGA
- the dacB gene encoding D-alanyl-D-alanine carboxypeptidase/D-alanyl-D-alanine-endopeptidase: MVVPELKAWRAARPHVVRVARSVRPQLVRAVGAVKPPLVRAAGTVKPQLVRAAETVKPLVTRPSTVQLTAGSATLGLVVAATVVTAAGPWDSTGQRTAERDWAASRERSGGADHGHVSGTSGKAPAPAPSAASVLSALGGLGGSVGAGPSPTEKALADVLGPLLNEAALGPERAAAVVDMATGKRLYGRAAGTALTPASTTKIATAVAALSAAGADHRIATRTVLEPDTTELVLVGGGDPTLTARKDAEGNASLRTLADATARALKDRKTKDVTLSYDTSLYEGPGAHPIGADNTNLAPVSALMADEGRLDDSSSGIADRSRNPAADATKKFADLLKERGIKATAPGPSKATDRAKALATVQSPPLSALVERMLTTSDNDIAEALARQTALAAGEPASFKGGGTAIRKQLKKLELPLKGTTFADGSGLDRADRLTADLLTALLAKAADPAHPELRATLTGLPVAGFTGTLSTRYAGRPGTGLVRAKTGTLTGVHALAGTVVDTDGHLLAFAFLTSSDRPTDRTATQQTLDRLASTLATCGCS, translated from the coding sequence GTGGTCGTGCCAGAGCTGAAGGCTTGGCGGGCCGCGAGACCGCATGTGGTGCGGGTCGCGCGATCCGTGAGACCTCAACTCGTACGGGCCGTGGGAGCCGTGAAGCCACCGCTCGTACGAGCCGCGGGAACCGTGAAACCGCAACTTGTCCGCGCCGCGGAAACGGTGAAACCGCTGGTCACACGGCCGTCGACCGTGCAGCTCACGGCGGGCTCCGCCACCCTCGGACTCGTCGTGGCGGCCACCGTGGTCACCGCGGCCGGACCCTGGGACTCCACCGGTCAGCGTACGGCGGAGCGCGACTGGGCCGCATCGCGGGAGCGCTCAGGTGGCGCAGATCACGGTCATGTGTCCGGTACGTCCGGAAAGGCGCCGGCGCCCGCCCCCAGCGCCGCGTCCGTGCTCAGCGCACTCGGCGGACTCGGCGGCTCCGTCGGCGCCGGGCCGTCCCCCACGGAGAAGGCCCTCGCCGACGTCCTCGGCCCGCTCCTCAACGAAGCCGCGCTGGGCCCCGAACGTGCGGCCGCCGTCGTCGACATGGCCACCGGCAAACGCCTGTACGGCCGGGCCGCGGGCACCGCGCTGACCCCGGCGTCCACCACGAAGATCGCCACAGCTGTCGCGGCCCTCAGCGCGGCGGGCGCCGACCACCGCATCGCGACCCGCACGGTCCTCGAACCCGACACCACCGAACTCGTCCTGGTCGGCGGCGGCGACCCCACGCTGACCGCCCGCAAGGACGCGGAGGGCAACGCGAGTCTGCGCACCCTCGCCGACGCCACCGCCCGCGCCCTCAAGGACCGTAAGACCAAAGACGTGACGCTCTCGTACGACACCTCGCTGTACGAGGGCCCCGGCGCGCACCCGATCGGGGCCGACAACACCAACCTCGCCCCGGTCAGCGCCCTGATGGCCGACGAGGGCCGACTCGACGACTCCTCCAGCGGCATCGCCGACCGCAGTAGGAACCCGGCGGCCGACGCGACGAAGAAGTTCGCGGACCTGCTGAAGGAGCGCGGCATCAAGGCCACGGCCCCCGGCCCCTCCAAGGCGACCGACCGCGCCAAGGCCCTCGCCACCGTGCAGTCCCCGCCCCTGTCCGCCCTGGTCGAGCGCATGCTGACCACCAGCGACAACGACATCGCGGAGGCCCTGGCCCGCCAGACGGCCCTCGCCGCGGGCGAACCGGCGAGCTTCAAGGGCGGCGGCACCGCCATCCGCAAGCAGCTGAAGAAGCTCGAACTGCCCCTCAAGGGCACGACATTCGCCGACGGCAGCGGCCTGGACCGCGCCGACCGGCTCACCGCGGACCTGCTTACCGCCCTGCTGGCCAAGGCCGCCGACCCCGCCCACCCCGAGCTCCGCGCCACCCTCACGGGGCTTCCCGTGGCCGGCTTCACCGGCACCCTGAGCACGCGTTACGCGGGCCGGCCCGGCACCGGCCTCGTACGAGCCAAGACGGGCACCCTGACCGGCGTACACGCCCTCGCGGGCACGGTCGTCGACACCGACGGCCACCTCCTCGCCTTCGCCTTCCTGACCTCGTCCGACCGACCCACGGACCGCACGGCCACCCAGCAGACCCTGGACCGCCTGGCGTCAACCCTGGCGACCTGCGGCTGCAGCTGA
- a CDS encoding zinc-dependent metalloprotease, with product MTSIRGAEMVDWNLAVATATRLVRPGPEVSRDEARAVVAELRRHAKASEEHVRGFTRMGGDDLHDTPILVVDRPGWVRANVAGFRELLKPLLDKMQERRGSTPGGAVLGAVGGKVTGVELGMLLSFLSSRVLGQYETFAPATRELPAGENGGGRLLLVAPNIVHVERELDVQPHDFRLWVCLHEETHRTQFTAVPWLRDHLEGEIQSFLGETEVDPMTVLERIREAAQSLAGGRPEGEEGDDQRSIVEIVQTPAQREILGRLTAVMSLLEGHADFVMDGVGPAVVPSVAEIREKFQQRRARGASRLDLALRKLLGLDAKLRQYRDGERFVRAVVDEVGMDGFNRVWTSPNTLPTKTEIAKPADWVARVHRKAES from the coding sequence ATGACGAGCATCCGTGGTGCGGAGATGGTCGACTGGAATCTCGCGGTGGCGACCGCGACCCGGCTCGTACGGCCGGGCCCAGAGGTGAGCCGCGACGAGGCCAGGGCCGTCGTCGCAGAGCTGCGCCGGCATGCAAAGGCGTCGGAGGAGCATGTCCGCGGCTTCACGCGGATGGGCGGCGACGACCTCCATGACACTCCCATCCTCGTCGTCGACCGTCCGGGCTGGGTCCGGGCGAACGTCGCCGGGTTCCGGGAACTCCTCAAACCGCTGCTCGACAAGATGCAGGAACGTCGCGGCAGCACTCCAGGCGGAGCCGTCCTCGGCGCCGTCGGCGGCAAGGTCACCGGCGTCGAGCTGGGCATGCTGCTGTCCTTCCTCTCCTCCCGGGTCCTCGGCCAGTACGAGACCTTCGCCCCGGCCACCCGCGAACTCCCGGCGGGTGAGAACGGCGGCGGACGCCTCCTCCTGGTGGCGCCCAACATCGTGCACGTGGAGCGGGAACTCGACGTCCAGCCCCACGACTTCCGGCTCTGGGTCTGCCTCCACGAGGAGACCCACCGCACGCAGTTCACGGCGGTGCCCTGGCTGCGCGATCACCTTGAGGGTGAAATCCAGTCTTTCTTGGGCGAGACCGAGGTCGACCCCATGACCGTCCTGGAACGCATCCGCGAGGCCGCCCAGTCCCTCGCGGGCGGCCGCCCCGAGGGCGAGGAGGGCGACGACCAGCGCTCCATCGTCGAAATCGTGCAGACCCCGGCCCAGCGCGAGATCCTCGGCCGGCTCACCGCCGTGATGTCCCTCCTGGAGGGCCACGCCGACTTCGTGATGGACGGCGTCGGCCCCGCCGTGGTCCCGTCCGTCGCCGAGATCCGCGAGAAGTTCCAGCAGCGGCGCGCCCGCGGCGCCTCCCGCCTCGACCTGGCCCTGCGCAAGCTGCTCGGCCTCGACGCCAAGCTGCGCCAGTACCGCGACGGGGAGCGATTCGTCCGCGCGGTCGTGGACGAGGTGGGCATGGACGGCTTCAACCGCGTGTGGACCTCTCCGAACACGCTCCCCACCAAGACAGAGATCGCCAAACCGGCGGACTGGGTCGCGCGGGTGCACCGTAAGGCAGAGTCGTGA
- the tilS gene encoding tRNA lysidine(34) synthetase TilS: MGPHPAVAAIRLAVRRVLHDVLTDHTPAAHANSVHADSTRVSSAASVSSATSHQPPPPPLVLVACSGGADSMALASALAFEAPKLGIRAGAVTVDHGLQSGSDLRAAEVVLRLTELGLDPVESVAVTVGRDGGPEAAARDARYGALDEAAERHGAASVLLGHTRDDQAETVLLGLARGSGIRSLSGMAAVSGGPGAARRYRRPFLHLDRQTARKACMAQSLPVWDDPHNADPAYTRSRLRHEGLPALEKALGKGVVEALARTAQLSRDDADALDTWAGQAEASVRDATGLLECAKLYALPPAVRRRILRRAAIEAGAPAGSLFARHIEEVDRLITGWRGQGAINLPGKVVAQRQGGRLVIRQG; the protein is encoded by the coding sequence ATGGGTCCCCATCCTGCGGTCGCGGCGATACGCCTGGCGGTCCGCCGCGTGCTCCACGACGTTCTCACCGACCACACACCCGCCGCTCACGCCAATTCCGTTCACGCCGATTCCACTCGCGTCAGTTCCGCCGCATCCGTCAGTTCCGCCACTTCGCACCAGCCGCCGCCCCCGCCGCTCGTGCTCGTGGCATGCTCCGGCGGCGCCGACTCCATGGCGCTCGCCTCCGCACTCGCCTTCGAAGCCCCCAAACTCGGCATCCGCGCCGGCGCCGTCACCGTGGACCACGGTCTGCAGTCCGGCTCCGATCTGCGCGCCGCCGAGGTGGTGCTGCGCCTCACCGAACTCGGCCTGGACCCTGTCGAGTCCGTCGCCGTCACCGTCGGCCGCGACGGCGGACCCGAGGCAGCCGCCCGCGACGCCCGCTACGGCGCCCTGGACGAAGCCGCCGAGCGTCATGGAGCCGCCTCGGTCCTGCTGGGCCACACCCGCGACGACCAAGCCGAAACCGTCCTGCTCGGCCTGGCCCGCGGCTCCGGAATCCGCTCCCTGTCCGGAATGGCCGCTGTCTCCGGTGGGCCGGGAGCCGCCCGCCGCTACCGCCGCCCCTTCCTGCACCTCGATCGGCAGACCGCCCGCAAGGCCTGCATGGCCCAGTCCCTGCCCGTCTGGGACGACCCCCACAACGCGGACCCGGCGTACACCCGCTCCCGGCTGCGCCACGAGGGTCTGCCCGCCCTGGAGAAGGCGCTCGGCAAGGGCGTCGTCGAAGCCCTTGCCCGTACGGCCCAGCTGTCGCGTGACGACGCCGACGCGCTCGACACATGGGCGGGCCAGGCCGAGGCCTCCGTGCGCGACGCCACGGGTCTCCTGGAGTGCGCCAAGCTGTACGCCCTGCCGCCCGCCGTGCGCCGACGCATCCTGCGCCGCGCAGCCATCGAGGCCGGGGCGCCCGCCGGTTCGCTGTTCGCTCGGCACATCGAAGAGGTCGACCGGCTGATCACCGGCTGGCGCGGTCAGGGAGCCATCAACCTCCCGGGCAAAGTCGTCGCCCAGCGGCAGGGTGGCAGACTGGTGATTCGGCAAGGCTGA
- the hpt gene encoding hypoxanthine phosphoribosyltransferase: protein MRVDAKDLGTDLKSVLITKEEIDAKLGELAAKIDAEYAGKDLLIVGVLKGAVMVMADLARALSTPVTMDWMAVSSYGAGTQSSGVVRILKDLDTDIKGKHVLIVEDIIDSGLTLSWLISNLGSREPASLKVCTLLRKPEAAKVAIEVEWVGFDIPNEFVIGYGLDYAEKYRNLPFVGTLAPHVYGG, encoded by the coding sequence ATGCGGGTGGACGCGAAAGACCTGGGCACCGACCTCAAGTCGGTGCTCATCACCAAGGAAGAGATCGACGCGAAGCTGGGCGAGCTGGCCGCGAAGATCGACGCGGAGTACGCGGGCAAGGACCTGCTGATCGTCGGTGTCCTGAAGGGCGCCGTGATGGTCATGGCGGACCTGGCGCGTGCCCTGTCCACCCCCGTCACCATGGACTGGATGGCCGTGTCCTCGTACGGGGCGGGCACCCAGTCCTCCGGCGTGGTGCGGATCCTCAAGGACCTCGACACCGACATCAAGGGCAAGCACGTCCTGATCGTCGAGGACATCATCGACTCGGGACTCACGCTGTCCTGGCTGATCTCCAACCTCGGCTCCCGCGAGCCCGCGTCCCTCAAGGTGTGCACGCTGCTGCGCAAGCCGGAGGCCGCGAAGGTCGCGATCGAAGTGGAGTGGGTCGGCTTCGACATTCCCAACGAGTTCGTCATCGGGTACGGCCTCGACTACGCGGAGAAGTACCGGAACCTGCCGTTCGTCGGTACGCTCGCGCCTCACGTCTACGGCGGCTGA
- the ftsH gene encoding ATP-dependent zinc metalloprotease FtsH codes for MDVKRYFRGPVMWIVLAVLAVVVLMQVVGSSGGYKTVDTGQVVQAINDNKVQQAKITTGDEQIVKIELKDGEKVEGSSKIQASYIGDQGVSLATTLQGKYQNKEIPDGYTVSPTKQNAFVGILLSLLPFVLIVVVFLFLMNQMQGGGSRVMNFGKSKAKLITKDTPKTTFADVAGSDEAVEELHEIKEFLQEPAKFQAVGAKIPKGVLLYGPPGTGKTLLARAVAGEAGVPFYSISGSDFVEMFVGVGASRVRDLFEQAKANAPAIVFVDEIDAVGRHRGAGLGGGHDEREQTLNQLLVEMDGFDVKGGVILIAATNRPDILDPALLRPGRFDRQIAVDRPDMQGRLEILKVHQKGKPVAPDVDLGAVARRTPGFTGADLSNVLNEAALLTARSNLKLIDNNMLDEAIDRVVAGPQKRTRIMSDKEKKITAYHEGGHALVAAASPNSDPVHKITILSRGRALGYTMVLPDEDKYSTTRNEMLDQLAYMLGGRAAEELVFHDPTTGAANDIEKATATARAMVTQYGMTERLGAIKFGGDNTEPFLGREMSHPRDYSEEVAALVDEEVKKLIENAHNEAWEILVENRDVLDALVLQLLEKETLSKEQIAEVFAPLVKRPARPAWTGSSRRTPSTRPPVLSPRELSLTNGTNGASPAITANTSASAEALPVTESAPEDRSES; via the coding sequence ATGGACGTGAAGCGATACTTCCGTGGGCCGGTCATGTGGATCGTGCTGGCCGTCCTTGCCGTGGTCGTGTTGATGCAGGTCGTCGGCTCGTCCGGCGGCTACAAGACGGTGGACACCGGCCAGGTCGTCCAGGCGATCAATGACAACAAGGTCCAACAGGCCAAGATCACCACCGGCGACGAGCAGATCGTCAAGATCGAGCTCAAGGACGGCGAAAAGGTCGAGGGCAGCTCGAAGATCCAGGCGAGCTACATCGGCGACCAGGGCGTTTCCCTGGCCACCACCCTTCAGGGCAAGTACCAGAACAAGGAGATCCCGGACGGCTACACGGTCTCGCCGACCAAGCAGAACGCTTTCGTCGGCATCCTGCTGTCCCTGCTCCCCTTCGTCCTCATCGTCGTCGTCTTCCTGTTCCTGATGAATCAGATGCAGGGCGGCGGCTCCCGGGTCATGAACTTCGGGAAGTCCAAGGCGAAGCTCATCACCAAGGACACCCCGAAGACGACGTTCGCCGACGTGGCGGGCTCGGACGAGGCCGTCGAGGAGCTCCACGAGATCAAGGAGTTCCTCCAGGAGCCGGCGAAGTTCCAGGCCGTCGGCGCGAAGATCCCCAAGGGCGTGCTCCTGTACGGGCCTCCCGGTACGGGTAAGACGCTGCTCGCGCGTGCTGTCGCGGGCGAGGCGGGCGTCCCCTTCTACTCGATCTCCGGTTCCGACTTCGTCGAGATGTTCGTCGGTGTCGGTGCCTCCCGGGTCCGCGACCTGTTCGAGCAGGCCAAGGCGAACGCCCCGGCGATCGTCTTCGTCGACGAGATCGACGCGGTCGGCCGCCATCGCGGCGCCGGCCTCGGCGGCGGTCACGACGAGCGCGAGCAGACGCTGAACCAGCTGCTCGTCGAGATGGACGGCTTCGACGTCAAGGGCGGTGTGATTCTCATCGCTGCCACGAACCGTCCTGACATCCTCGACCCGGCCCTCCTGCGGCCCGGCCGCTTCGACCGCCAGATCGCGGTCGACCGCCCGGACATGCAGGGCCGTCTGGAGATCCTCAAGGTCCACCAGAAGGGCAAGCCGGTCGCTCCGGACGTCGACCTGGGCGCGGTTGCCCGGCGTACGCCCGGCTTCACGGGCGCGGACCTGTCGAATGTGCTGAACGAAGCCGCGCTGCTCACCGCGCGCAGCAACCTGAAGCTCATCGACAACAACATGCTCGACGAGGCGATCGACCGTGTGGTCGCGGGCCCGCAGAAGCGGACCCGGATCATGTCGGACAAGGAGAAGAAGATCACCGCGTACCACGAGGGCGGACACGCCCTGGTCGCGGCGGCCTCTCCGAACTCCGACCCGGTCCACAAGATCACGATCCTCTCCCGAGGACGTGCTCTGGGCTACACGATGGTCCTGCCGGACGAGGACAAGTACTCCACGACCCGCAACGAAATGCTCGACCAGCTGGCATACATGCTGGGCGGGCGCGCGGCCGAGGAGCTCGTCTTCCACGACCCGACCACGGGTGCCGCGAACGACATCGAGAAGGCCACCGCCACGGCCCGCGCGATGGTCACGCAGTACGGCATGACCGAGCGCCTCGGCGCGATCAAGTTCGGCGGCGACAACACCGAGCCCTTCCTGGGCCGGGAGATGTCGCACCCGCGCGACTACTCGGAAGAGGTCGCCGCGCTCGTCGACGAAGAGGTCAAGAAGCTCATCGAGAACGCGCACAACGAGGCCTGGGAGATCCTGGTCGAGAACCGCGACGTCCTCGATGCGCTGGTCCTTCAGCTGCTGGAGAAGGAGACGCTGAGCAAGGAGCAGATCGCCGAGGTCTTCGCTCCCCTCGTCAAGCGTCCGGCCCGCCCCGCGTGGACCGGTTCCTCCCGGCGCACGCCGTCCACCCGCCCGCCGGTGCTCTCCCCCAGGGAGCTGTCACTGACGAACGGGACGAACGGCGCCAGCCCCGCGATCACCGCGAACACCAGTGCCTCCGCCGAGGCGCTCCCGGTGACCGAGTCGGCCCCCGAGGACCGTTCCGAGAGCTGA
- the folE gene encoding GTP cyclohydrolase I FolE has translation MTDPVTLDGEGTIGEFDEKRAEHAVRELLIAIGEDPDREGLRETPGRVARAYKEIFAGLWQTPEEVLTTTFDLGHDEMILVKDIEVFSTCEHHLVPFRGVAHVGYIPSTSGKITGLSKLARLVDVYARRPQVQERLTTQIAESLMEILEPRGVIVVVECEHMCMSMRGIRKPGAKTITSAVRGQLRDAATRNEAMSLIMAR, from the coding sequence ATGACCGATCCCGTGACGCTGGACGGCGAGGGCACGATCGGCGAATTCGACGAGAAACGCGCCGAGCACGCCGTACGAGAACTGCTGATCGCGATCGGTGAGGACCCGGACCGGGAGGGACTGCGGGAGACGCCGGGGCGGGTGGCCAGGGCATACAAGGAGATCTTCGCGGGGTTGTGGCAGACGCCCGAGGAGGTCCTGACGACGACGTTCGATCTCGGCCACGACGAGATGATCCTGGTCAAGGACATCGAAGTGTTCTCGACATGTGAGCATCATCTGGTGCCGTTCAGGGGTGTCGCGCACGTCGGCTACATCCCGAGCACGAGCGGAAAGATCACCGGGCTGTCCAAGCTGGCCCGGCTCGTGGACGTCTATGCCAGGCGGCCGCAGGTGCAGGAACGACTCACCACGCAGATCGCCGAATCGCTGATGGAGATTCTGGAGCCGCGTGGCGTGATCGTCGTGGTCGAGTGCGAGCACATGTGCATGTCGATGCGGGGGATTCGTAAGCCGGGGGCCAAGACCATAACGTCGGCCGTTCGCGGGCAGCTGCGGGATGCTGCGACCCGGAATGAGGCCATGAGTCTGATCATGGCTCGGTAG